From a region of the Neodiprion fabricii isolate iyNeoFabr1 chromosome 7, iyNeoFabr1.1, whole genome shotgun sequence genome:
- the LOC124186979 gene encoding uncharacterized protein LOC124186979 isoform X10, with protein MLTATHPEMHEKRDSLGVVGQYGGGAGGGGGQSPEDKCVVEQPPPPPPPPQKDPSDPTISAKKLPKKRKFDLSALDDMNKTNNATSNVTSNVGGDLVVTGLRGINTTSINQPQNIQHPTLLPSPPHQQPPPLPQHQQQQHQPEYYQVQQPHAVVAPPQSTAVDYSCREEPPRSRPRLQVAPAAAAIDLSEWREHKVLALRDSHYYPGVISNATHGDIYVKFDGEGNLVKYEDVLGIGKYDVIKDSSPSVSQVTVDANVCFRYPTTSNNHAETLTSVFVKGTVCEIISNPISFVVKIPGEDDQSCEFVVKRADLRLVQPPWWDELEGLEIVDPPRAQVVDRGYRNSLEAPASVPVLQLHHASPHASLIAHNDGNAYYRSRATSPLLELPGSVQSGNNTLNISNGSRIYEDLESDDDLGREDIRFPSDADAKLSGSSKRSSMQSRGSTSSLVEQRSITPRSQAATPRSQAATPHKYKKGDVVATSSGIRKKFNGKQWRRLCSKEGCSKESQRRGYCSRHLSLKGSGFRGTSTFPGGKMDGEETSRDSDTSPNYADRRIAGRFDQEETEAANMLVSLGSSRSATPAFSPTGQSSVSPCINQSPVPLLGLNQNVFMPISSPAHHPPPIISPGAKWKHSPTQPNFAGQYQQAVIRPELVRPNGRPGQTPPASIGASVIRISPVSRLLASQSLSIPTWPDQSPPQRHPSVVTSLAQQQQQQQQQQQQQQQQQQQQQQQQQQQQQQQQQQQQQHQQQHQHQHQQQQQQQHQQQQSIILQHALTSNNGFSNHSEVTQSNNQLLKPPHSPHVPLSVTPGQNLTMIHKPQDQPVDYAQPLTQTQTMYLMPHQHEKKYVIKSTTMEATPLSSGHLVSNQDDKYRQTMINHLGQLPPLHQTQCQPPQSPAAQSVHVEKMSALQQVSKVTLPLHLSSHVDSQRTLSTPATIVMSATTTINDSAPPTSVFQPVIVQPSHLTPMAKIQPPREDNHQKNNGVLYGSRDVSPAYQPQLPQLVTNAVSKRKKAFSWQTIVLDQPEVSPPPSALSPPLSAPPIPMGTGNNPSDDGSGHGPGAGPEPITPAEEDDDDVFETEPTTPAEVESSINKRRSQSLGALHTKDPQSPLKQTVKKPPMLQAKDRIRRPMNAFMIFSKRHRALVHLRHPNQDNRTVSKILGEWWYALKPEEKQKYHELASEVKEAHFKAHPDWKWCSKDRRKSSTTGFKGAEPRGKLNSTGEETDMGPPSDDVPLTPRTVDEPSALAPSIFESPNIEIGGQARDSRRVSEIPLQVENSESDMKQEEDGNVSDDDQMVICEDPQPEIDLKCKDKLTDSDNEGQDENVENKNYAQARCSPASGQNHDAQDTKMDITCRPKPIKARPPSAGMETTTKYHHASMDKGGTVSVLSTTYPYHSPVNPSGVTGFQPKGGAFITMPVSPKVVKPEPVKNIEQQYSTQYSVSNLVANIQNENGRTLPKFPPSPIVSHSLQVRPMMTLLKEQQGIQSTNSMHHMLTSSAGYQPQLTLTVVNNEVMSGSKPQQGSQYLVQASPHARMYGNFQIPVSDASGRSISVQNLVTSGKVEAHSVIVSKAYPVSTPSPGTPSYKGIGHSVTRLAEIEQNDNQSTVNHAQFYAVNALKLDQERKDTVNIHLPVPGDSHKQPSTPHTPHTPHNNDHSSNTSFAMEEPRGIGALNNVDVGTNKAPFMLAPTPAQLGRAPLQRRQSMAMPPTSNAGDHGPPTSQNSDNRQPSNSVQNFDQLQQNSNTELLAASSPSTKKGSFFKKNVEDGMDRYRQLVLEQVNFQEKFSSLPEFKPEEIQSPSAIGITSGTGASPHVSVTPGLHQSNLSSSMQDYRKKSVQGPHRPSLNEDDTESDISMSVTPKSTSSVKLTGNQFFGPDFNIEAFRTSTDPGGDVDPSSPRTPKTPSGGVGGATTGASRGENERGHRKVLEQRRKLVMQLFQEQGYFPTTQATSSFQANHADIFPTKASLQLKIREVRQKLKANSTPVSASSLVSPLPVSESSPGVNGPLTAPPTSMGAPHSLPVGNISGS; from the exons ATGTTGACCGCTACTCATCCTGAGATGCACGAGAAGCGGGATTCCCTTGGAGTTGTGGGCCAGTATGGGGGAGGTGCTGGCGGGGGCGGCGGGCAATCCCCGGAGGATAAATGCGTCGTTGAGCAGCCACCCCCGCCTCCGCCGCCCCCGCAAAAGGATCCCTCCGACCCGACGATAAGCGCTAAAAAGTTACCGAAAAAACGTAAATTCGATTTGTCCGCTCTTGACGATATGAATAAAACCAACAACGCTACCAGCAACGTTACCAGCAACGTTGGTGGCGATCTTGTTGTTACCGGATTGCGGGGTATCAATACAACCTCTATAAATCAACCccaaaatattcaacatcCGACTCTTCTTCCGTCTCCTCCGCACCAGCAACCACCGCCGCTGCCGCAGcatcagcaacagcaacaTCAACCCGAATATTATCAG gtACAACAGCCACATGCAGTTGTAGCTCCGCCTCAAAGCACAGCGGTGGATTATTCTTGTCGTGAAGAACCACCACGGTCTCGTCCTCGGTTACAGGTAGCACCGGCAGCAGCAGCGATAGACCTGAGCGAGTGGCGGGAGCACAAAGTGCTAGCTTTGAGGGACTCACATTATTACCCGGGGGTTATAAGCAACGCGACTCATGGTGATATATACGTTAAGTTTGACGGTGAGGGTAACCTAGTTAAGTACGAGGATGTGCTGGGGATAGGAAAATACGATGTCATCAAGGATTCGAGTCCGTCGGTTAGCCAAGTGACTGTTGATGCGAACGTTTGCTTTAGATATCCTACCACATCTAACAACCACGCCGAAACACTGACCAGTGTTTTTGTGAAGGGTACTGTTTGTGAGATAATATCAAATCCAATTAGTTTTGTCGTCAAGATACCTGGCGAAGATGATCAGAGCTGTGAATTTGTTGTTAAACGTGCCGACTTAAGGCTCGTCCAACCTCCGTGGTGGGATGAACTCGAAGGCCTAGAGATCGTTGATCCGCCAAGGGCCCAAGTAGTCG ATCGTGGCTATCGAAATTCGTTGGAGGCACCTGCGTCGGTACCGGTCTTACAGCTTCATCATGCTTCGCCGCATGCTTCACTTATTGCTCACAATGACGGAAATGCATACTACAGAAGTAGGGCGACGAGTCCCTTATTGGAGTTGCCAGGTTCCGTCCAATCAGGAAACAACACTTTGAACATAAGCAACGGAAGTAGAATATACGAGGATTTGGAAAGTGACGACGATTTGGGCAGAGAGGATATAAGGTTTCCTTCTGATGCAG ATGCAAAATTGTCAGGAAGCAGTAAAAGGAGCAGTATGCAAAGCCGTGGAAGTACAAGCAGCCTTGTCGAGCAACGCAGTATAACTCCTCGTTCCCAGGCGGCCACACCCAG ATCTCAGGCGGCAACGCCACACAAATACAAAAAGGGTGACGTAGTAGCGACGTCTAGTGGAAtccggaaaaaattcaatggtAAACAATGGCGCAGACTTTGCAGCAAAGAAGGATGCTCAAAAGAGAGTCAGCGGAGAGGATACTGCTCTCGCCACCTTAGTCTGAAGGGTTCAGGATTCAGGGGCACTAGCACGTTTCCCGG GGGTAAAATGGACGGGGAAGAAACCTCACGGGATTCCGACACGTCTCCAAACTACGCAGATAGAAGAATAGCCGGACGTTTCGACCAAGAGGAAACTGAGGCCGCAAACATGCTTG tATCACTGGGGAGTTCGCGTTCAGCAACCCCGGCCTTTTCACCTACGGGACAGTCCTCTGTATCGCCGTGTATAAATCAGAGTCCCGTTCCGTTGTTGGGTCTGAATCAGAACGTCTTCATGCCAATATCGAGTCCAGCGCATCACCCTCCTCCCATAATATCACCTGGTGCGAAATGGAAGCATTCCCCTACCCAACCGAATTTCGCGGGTCAGTATCAGCAGGCCGTAATTAGACCAGAGCTAGTCAGGCCGAACGGGAGACCAGGTCAAACACCACCAGCAAGCATCGGCGCCAGTGTGATCCGGATTTCACCCGTTAGTAGATTATTGGCAAGCCAGAGTTTAAGCATCCCTACATGGCCCGATCAAAGTCCGCCTCAAAGGCATCCGTCAGTTGTTACGTCGTTGGctcagcaacagcaacaacagcagcagcagcaacagcagcaacagcaacaacaacaacaacaacaacaacaacaacaacaacaacaacaacaacaacaacaacaacaacaacagcaccaacaacaacaccaacaCCAACatcagcagcaacaacaacagcagcatcagcagcaACAAAGCATAATATTGCAGCATGCCCTGACTTCTAACAACGGTTTTTCGAACCATTCGGAAGTGACGCAATCTAACAATCAGCTATTGAAGCCACCCCACTCACCCCATGTTCCACTCTCGGTAACACCAGGGCAGAATCTAACCATGATTCATAAACCTCAAGACCAACCCGTCGACTACGCTCAACCTTTGACCCAGACTCAGACAATGTATTTAATGCCTCATCAACATGAGAAAAAGTATGTGATAAAAAGCACTACTATGGAAGCAACGCCATTGTCTAGTGGACATTTGGTTAGTAATCAAGACGACAAGTATAGACAAACGATGATTAATCATTTGGGACAATTACCACCCTTACATCAAACACAGTGTCAACCCCCCCAGTCACCGGCAGCTCAGTCCGTCcacgttgaaaaaatgtctgCTCTCCAACAG gtCAGCAAAGTAACCCTTCCGCTTCATCTTTCATCTCACGTGGACTCCCAGAGGACTTTGTCGACACCGGCAACCATTGTGATGTCTGCTACGACAACCATTAATGACTCGGCACCACCAACCAGCGTTTTCCAACCCGTCATCGTTCAACCAAGTCACTTGACTCCAATGGCAAAAATCCAACCGCCTCGAGAAGATAATCATCAAAAGAACAATGGAGTTCTAT ATGGAAGCCGCGATGTTTCTCCCGCATATCAGCCCCAACTCCCGCAACTTGTCACCAATGCTGTGTCCAAACGGAAAAAAG CTTTTTCCTGGCAGACGATAGTGTTGGACCAGCCAGAGGTCAGTCCGCCGCCATCAGCCCTCAGCCCTCCGTTGAGTGCACCCCCGATTCCTATGGGTACAGGCAACAATCCTAGCGACGATGGTAGCGGGCATGGTCCTGGGGCTGGCCCTGAACCCATCACTCCGGCGGAGGAGGATGATGACGACGTTTTTGAGACGGAACCGACAACCCCGGCTGAAGTAGAGAGCAGCATCAACAAACGTCGAAGTCAATCACTCGGTGCGCTGCACACCAAAGATCCACAAAGTCCACTTAAA CAAACTGTGAAAAAACCACCGATGTTACAGGCCAAGGACCGAATACGACGACCAATGAATGCTTttatgatattttcaaaacgtcACCGAGCGTTGGTACACCTAAGGCATCCCAATCAAGATAATAGAACAGTATCGAAAATTCTTGGCGAATGGTGGTACGCCCTGAAACCTGAAGAGAAACAGAAGTACCACGAACTTGCTTCGGAAGTAAAGGAGGCTCATTTCAAAGCTCATCCAGACTGGAAGTGGTGCAGCAAAGATAGGCGGAAGTCATCGACTACCGGATTCAAGGGCGCTGAACCACGAGGGAAACTTAATAGCACCGGAGAGGAAACTGATATGGGACCACCCTCTGATGACGTGCCTTTAACCCCGCGAACAGTCGACGAACCATCGGCACTCGCACCCAGCATATTCGAATCTCCGAATATCGAG ATCGGTGGTCAAGCGCGTGATTCTCGTCGTGTTTCCGAAATTCCGCTGCAGGTTGAAAACTCTGAGTCTGATATGAAGCAGGAGGAGGATGGTAACGTATCGGATGACGATCAAATGGTGATATGTGAAGATCCGCAACCGGAAATAGACTTGAAGTGCAAGGATAAATTGACAGACAGTGACAATGAGGGGCAGGATGAAAATgtggagaataaaaattacgcaCAGGCGAGATGTTCGCCTGCTAGTGGTCAAAATCACGACGCACAGGATACCAAGATGGACATAACATGTAGGCCTAAGCCTATCAAAG CCCGACCACCATCCGCCGGCATGGAGACTACGACAAAATACCATCATGCATCCATGGACAAAGGTGGCACTGTTTCGGTCCTTTCAACAACGTACCCTTACCACAGCCCTGTTAATCCGAGCGGAGTAACGGGTTTCCAGCCTAAGGGAGGCGCGTTTATAACTATGCCTGTATCCCCGAAAGTTGTTAAACCAGAGCCGGTTAAAAACATTGAGCAACAGTACAGTACGCAGTATAGTGTCAGTAATCTCGTTGCTAATATTCAGAACGAAAACGGGCGAACTCTACCGAAATTTCCTCCTTCACCCATCGTTTCACATTCG TTACAGGTCAGACCCATGATGACGCTTCTTAAAGAACAACAGGGGATACAGTCAACAAACTCTATGCATCATATGCTAACTTCCAGTGCTGGTTACCAACCCCAACTCACCCTCACAGTAGTCAACAATGAGGTCATGTCAGGTTCAAAGCCCCAGCAAGGATCTCAGTATCTTGTCCAGGCATCGCCTCACGCTAGAATGTATGGAAACTTCCAGATCCCTGTTTCAG ATGCCAGTGGCCGTAGTATATCTGTTCAGAACTTAGTAACCAGTGGTAAAGTCGAAGCTCATAGCGTTATTGTGAGCAAAGCTTATCCAGTGTCAACTCCAAGTCCTGGTACACCGAGTTATAAAGGAATCGGTCACTCGGTTACACGACTTGCTGAAATTGAGCAAAATGATAATCAATCTACTGTAAACCATGCTCAATTCTATG CAGTAAATGCTCTGAAATTAGATCAAGAAAGGAAAGACACGGTTAATATTCACCTTCCGGTACCTGGTGACAGTCACAAGCAACCTTCAACGCCGCATACTCCGCACACGCCGCATAACAACGATCATTCTTCGAACACATCTTTCGCAATGGAAGAGCCAAGAGGAATCGGCGCTTTGAACAACGTCGACGTAGGGACAAATAAAGCTCCATTTATGCTTGCTCCAACACCGGCGCAACTTGGTCGGGCTCCGCTACAGAGGAGACAATCAATGG CAATGCCTCCCACATCAAATGCGGGAGATCATGGGCCTCCGACGTCTCAGAATTCCGATAATCGGCAGCCTTCAAATTCTGTCCAGAACTTCGATCAGCTGCAACAAAATTCCAATACCGAGCTTCTGGCTGCGTCGTCACCATCGACGAAGAAAGGTTCTTTCTTCAAGAAGAACGTCGAGGACGGCATGGACAGGTACAGGCAATT GGTTCTGGAGCAAGTTAACTTCcaagagaaattttcatcgttgcCAGAATTCAAGCCAGAGGAAATCCAGAGTCCGAGCGCGATCGGCATTACCAGTGGAACAGGTGCATCACCTCATGTCTCTGTTACACCGGGACTACATCAGTCTAACCTATCTTCATCCATGCAGGATTATCGTAAGAAATCTGTGCAGGGACCTCATAGACCCAGTT TGAATGAGGATGATACAGAGTCAGACATATCAATGTCAGTCACCCCTAAGTCGACGAGCAGTGTAAAATTGACGGggaatcaattttttggtCCCGACTTCAACATAGAAGCATTTAGAACGAGCACTGATCCAGGCGGCGATGTTGATCCGAGTTCACCGCGGACTCCGAAGACTCCCAGCGGTGGGGTTGGCGGTGCGACAACCGGTGCGAGCAGAGGTGAAAACGAACGAGGTCACAGGAAGGTACTGGAGCAGCGACGAAAGCTCGTTATGCAGTTATTTCAAGAACAGGGTTACTTCCCGACGACGCAGGCGACTTCTTCATTTCAGGCAAATCATGCCGATATATTTCCTACCAAAGCGAGTCTTCAACTGAAAATAAGGGAAGTTCGGCAAAAATTGAAGGCTAACTCGACGCCCGTGAGCGCCAGCAGTTTGGTCAGCCCGTTACCGGTGTCGGAGTCCTCACCTGGGGTTAACG GACCTCTTACTGCCCCCCCAACGTCGATGGGTGCTCCTCATTCGCTGCCAGTCGGCAATATCAGCGGTAGCTAG